A single region of the Branchiostoma lanceolatum isolate klBraLanc5 chromosome 1, klBraLanc5.hap2, whole genome shotgun sequence genome encodes:
- the LOC136427313 gene encoding gastrula zinc finger protein XlCGF8.2DB-like: protein MCGMCGYKTTNNSDLSKHLKIHTGEKPFKCDQCDYAAAHKSTLDRHLVKHSGEKPYMWGECGYRTAHKPHLSSHMKTHTGERPYKCDQCDHLYCTESPFRPTSSKPFR from the coding sequence ATGTGTGGGATGTGCGGGTAcaaaacaactaacaattctgacTTAtccaaacatttgaaaatccacactggagaaaaacccttcaagtgtgaccagtgtgattatgccGCTGCACATAAATCCACATTGGACCGACATCTAGTCAAACactctggagagaaaccctacatgtggggtgaatgtgggtacaggacagctcacaagccTCACCTATCCAGCCATATGaaaacccatactggtgagagaccctacaagtgtgaccagtgcgaccaTTTATACTGCACAGAAAGTCCATTTAGACCTACATCTAGCAAACCgttcaggtga
- the LOC136427303 gene encoding zinc finger protein 160-like: MGAKTSFKNQPGPDTDEKPYICGECGHKTADTSNLKRHMRTHTGEKPYKCDQCDYSAAQKGHLDRHLGKHTGEKPYMCDECGYRAARKDNLSKHMRTHTGEKPYKCDQCDYSAAQKSTLDNHLAGHTGEKPFMCGECGFRTAHRCSLSTHMRTHTGEKKYMCDLCDYSTTQKSHLDRHLAKHTGEKPYMCGECGHRTALKSDLSKHMLIHGDKTFKCDQCNYSATQKSSLDRHLAKHTGDKPYMCGKCGFKTAHKYNLSTHMRTHTGEKPYKCDQCDYSTAQKSHLDTHLAKHTGEKPYMCGECGHRTTQKSALSIHMRTHTGEKPYKCDQCDYSARQKSTLDNHRAQHTGEKPFMCGECGYRTIRKSQLSRHMRTHTGERPYKCDQCDYSAAHN, encoded by the exons ATGG GAGCCAAAACAAGTTTTAAAAATCAGCCTGGACCAGATactgatgagaaaccctacatatgcGGGGAGTGTGGGCACAAGACAGCTGACACGAGTAATCTAAagagacatatgagaacccatactggtgaaaaaccctacaagtgtgaccagtgtgactattctgctgcacagaaaggccaTTTGGATCGACATCTAggaaaacacaccggtgagaaaccttacatgtgtgacgagtgtggatacagggcagCTAGGAAGGATAACCtttccaaacatatgagaactcatactggtgaaaaaccctacaagtgtgaccagtgtgattattccgctgcacagaaatctaCATTGGACAACCATCTAGCTggacataccggtgagaaaccctttatgTGCGGAgagtgtgggttcaggacagctcacaGATGTAGCCTTTCCActcatatgagaacccatacaggtgaaaaaaaatacatgtgtgACCTGTGCGATTATTCTACAACACAGAAAAGTCATTTGGAtcgacatctagcaaaacacacgggtgagaaaccctacatgtgtggcgagtgtgggCACAGGACAGCTCTGAAGTCTGACTTGTCCAAACATATGCTAATCCATGGTGACAAgaccttcaagtgtgaccagtgtaatTATTCCGCTACACAGAAATCCAGtttggaccgacatctagccaaacacactggtgataAACCGTATATGTGTGGGAAGTGTGGGTTCAAGACGGCTCACAAGTATAACCTATCCACTCATATGAggacccatacaggtgaaaaaccctacaaatgtgaccagtgcgattattctACTGCACAGAAAAGTCATTTGGACACACATCTAgcgaaacacaccggtgagaagccctacatgtgtggcgagtgcgggcACAGGACAACTCAAAAGTCTGCCTTATccatacatatgagaacccatacaggtgaaaaaccctacaagtgtgaccagtgtgactattctgctagACAGAAATCCACCTTAGACAACCATCGAGCCCaacacaccggggagaaacccttcatgtgtggggagtgtgggtacaggactatCCGAAAGTCTCAGTtgtcccgacatatgagaacccatacaggtgaaagaccctacaagtgtgaccagtgtgactattctgctgcacataaCTAA